Part of the Marinitoga sp. 38H-ov genome is shown below.
ATTTATCGTGATTTATTGTGTCAAAGTATTTTGCAAGGTCTATATCTACAGACCAAGTATAACCTGCATTAATGTATTCTTTGCATTTTTCAACTGCTTGCTTTGCACTTCTTAATGGTCTGAATCCGTAGCTATTGTCAGAGAACTTTTTTTCATATATAGGTGTTAAAACTTGAGCGATAGCTTGTTGAATAACTCTGTCTACTACAGTAGGTATTCCAAGTAATCTCTTTCCTCCGTCGGGTTTTGGTATTTCCACTCTCCTAACAGGTTGTGGCGTATATCTTCCTTCTAGTAATGACTGCCTTAATTCCTGTCCATGTTCTTTTAGGTGTTGTAGAACTACTGTCATACCATCAATACCATGGCTTCCCTTATTGGCTTTTACTCTTTTATATGCACTATTCATATTATCTCTTGATAATATTTTCTCGAGTAAGTCACTACCATATTCATTGACATTGTTTCTTCCTTTATCAGACATAGAAGAAATACTATGCGCTTCTACATTATCTTCGAGTTCCACTCTATTTTTATGTAGATAGCCTTCTTTATGAAGTTGTCTGCTTTCATCATACTTCTTCGTGTCTTTCAAAATTCCAAAACCTCCTATTGTTCAGTCCTTCCCTCGCTAACGCGTATTGCGTAGTACTATGACCTCTGCTGACTTCTGATAGTTCAGCCACACATCACTGCATGGGTTGTTATTTCTAAATTCATATCCATAACTTATCTATCAGACCTCCCCGGGTAAGAGCGTAATCTTTCACTCCATATATCTGCTACATTTACACCGCCTGTTTCGGATAGTCTTTGGGCTTTGTTTTGTTATGCAAACTCACCCACAAGCATATGCCTTATATGTAGTTTCTGTTCATCAGACCAGAGCTTTGCCGCCGACTTCCTTCAGATTCCACCTCACGATGGACACCCTTGTCTTAAGCTAACGGTTGGCACTATCAACCCCCGTATCAGGCTTTCACCGACTAGATTACGCCCATGCCGGGCACACATAAAGAAAAGGCCATAACCTTAATTTGGTTATAGCCTTTCTAAATTTTGCCTATTAAATTCCAGATTAATTTTAATTGCTTATTCTTTAAAACCTGGATATTTTATAAGCTTTAGCTAAATTTCTTTGTTATATATTTCATTGATTATATCAATAATTTTTTGGTTACTATATTGCGTTTTAAATTTTATCTTTACAGTATCACCAAAAAACATTTCAGCATGTTTTATTTTTTGTTTTTCTTCATCTCTTAAATTATTTTCATCATCCACATTTTTTGTTTCTACTATAAAATATAATTTCTTTCTACCATCTTTAAAATTAAGAACATATGCAAAATCAGGAGAATAGCTTTTACCTCCCGCTACAGGGATTTTGATAGAATTCCTTGGTATTTTTGTAAATACTATAACCTCTTTAATATTTGACTTAATATTTTCTTTTTCTAATTCGCTATCATAAAATAACTCTTCAAAGAAATAATTATCTGCAACTTTTTCATTAGAATATAATGTTCCCACATCAGAAGCATTTATTTCATTTCTTATATTACCTTCAGCATCGGTTAGTTTAGTAGGATGAATTGTGTTTGTTATTTTATGATATTCTATGGCAAATTTAGTTATAGCATTCTTCAATAAATAGTTATCAAATTTATGTTTTAATATCCTTATAGTAGAAATATTAAGGTATTGATTAATATTAATATTTGATTCAATAAAGGACTCATGTAAAGTTTTTATATTAATATTTAAAGCATAAGATAAATGTTTTAAAAATTCATCATAACGCATAGTTGAAATCTTGATTAATTCACTTTCTTTAATTGTAATTTCTTCATCAATTGCAGCACGATTATTATCTATATCCACTTTAATCTGTCTGTTAATTACTCCATTAAAAGTCATGCTTCCAGCATGTTCTTTTAAAAATGCTACAAAAATATTTTTAAATTCTACTTCATCTTTAATTTTATATTCCAACAAAACTTTTTGATTAAGTTTCTCCCACAATTCTCTAAGCTCTGAGTATTTTTCTACTCTTATTTGAATTTTTTTACTCTTATCTGTTTCCTTTCTAACTTTATTTGAACCGACACCATTAAAAATTAACGGAAATTTTTGTTTAATGTATTCAAAACCTTTCTCTTTAAATTTATTTGTCCTTGTTATTACATTGTTAGAATCGAGTTCATCTAAGAGTTCTTCTTCTCCTATTTTATATATCTCGCATATTTTTTTAATCATATTGTCATCAAGTTTTTCAGGTATATTTTTAGGTGAAATTGCCCCCGACTTTTCATTAATTTCATTAACTAACTTTTCAACAAAATCACTCTCTGTGAAATCAACAAAATAATTTAAATAAAACTGTTCATCTTTAACTCTATTTCCATACTCATTAACAGGCAAACGCAATCCACGTCCTACCTCTTGAAGTTTTGAAATCTCACTTCCACTACTTCTAAGTTTACAAATTTGAAAAACATTTGGATTGTCCCAACCTTCACGAAGAGTCCATTTTGAAAAAATAAATCTTCTTGGATTTTCCAAATCAAGCATTGCTTGTTTATCATGCAAAATTTCATTTATTTCTTGTTCAATTTTTTTATCATCCTCAGTATTATCCTTTGAAAAATACCCTCCATGAGTTTTAGAAATATTTTGCAAGGTTTTTTCTAAATATTTTTTATAAAAGTCATTAGTCTCATTTTTTAATAATTCTTTAACCTCAATTTCTATATATTGTTCTACAATTTTT
Proteins encoded:
- a CDS encoding type III restriction-modification system endonuclease — protein: MLRFNFEKNLEHQTQAVDSTIGVFNGLEIQKVIGPDSKYINPFIDKDKGFKYIENIRNIQIKNGIEENIKKDSNIIDIMMETGTGKTYTYTKTIFELNKLFGIFKFIIVVPTLAIKAGTIDFLTSDSTIEHFKEQYGKIINLHIVESQKKTKNKKNTFPSAVYSFVNTGDFEKNQIQVMIINAGMINSDTMSKNYDKTLLDKYTNPFDAIASVKPFLIIDEPHRFAKENKTWENIQKMKPQYILRYGATFKEYENLVYKLTAVDAFNKNLVKGVIGHIIEFEKGKNSIVRFIDSDGKEATFEYIEDDLRRTFKLTIKESLEKIHPEMTNLFIEKLNKSEVLLSNGLELKKGDKINPYSYSETLQEIMIKKAIKKHFEIERQLLTREVKIKPLTLFFIDNIDEYRNEDGYIKKIVEQYIEIEVKELLKNETNDFYKKYLEKTLQNISKTHGGYFSKDNTEDDKKIEQEINEILHDKQAMLDLENPRRFIFSKWTLREGWDNPNVFQICKLRSSGSEISKLQEVGRGLRLPVNEYGNRVKDEQFYLNYFVDFTESDFVEKLVNEINEKSGAISPKNIPEKLDDNMIKKICEIYKIGEEELLDELDSNNVITRTNKFKEKGFEYIKQKFPLIFNGVGSNKVRKETDKSKKIQIRVEKYSELRELWEKLNQKVLLEYKIKDEVEFKNIFVAFLKEHAGSMTFNGVINRQIKVDIDNNRAAIDEEITIKESELIKISTMRYDEFLKHLSYALNINIKTLHESFIESNININQYLNISTIRILKHKFDNYLLKNAITKFAIEYHKITNTIHPTKLTDAEGNIRNEINASDVGTLYSNEKVADNYFFEELFYDSELEKENIKSNIKEVIVFTKIPRNSIKIPVAGGKSYSPDFAYVLNFKDGRKKLYFIVETKNVDDENNLRDEEKQKIKHAEMFFGDTVKIKFKTQYSNQKIIDIINEIYNKEI